Proteins encoded by one window of Bacillus sp. DTU_2020_1000418_1_SI_GHA_SEK_038:
- a CDS encoding L-lactate dehydrogenase → MKKNKLVVVGVGHVGSYVLADAMKLGLFSEIAVIDSREDVAFGEALDQAHATALTYMSNTTVRSGDYSECADADVIICAAGPSVLTTDKDAMPDRALLAEKNAEVIREVMTGITKYTKEAIVIMITNPLDTMVYIAENEFGYPKGRVFGTGTMLDSARLCYVVASNYNIDPKSVTGYMMGEHGHTSFPVFSRLNVKGFGEDELDQVFEGKEPLNREKMGQQVVKEAFAVLNNKGWTNAGVAQAAITLAKAVMLDERSVYPVSTTLNGQYGYNGDVALSMPCVIGRNGVEKQLEIKLDEQETEWLHKSAKYIQDTMKVAKTGKDYL, encoded by the coding sequence ATGAAGAAAAATAAATTAGTAGTAGTAGGGGTCGGGCATGTAGGATCATATGTTTTAGCAGACGCCATGAAACTTGGTCTTTTTTCAGAAATTGCTGTTATTGATAGTAGAGAGGATGTTGCTTTTGGGGAAGCATTAGACCAGGCGCATGCAACTGCTCTTACATATATGTCCAACACGACAGTTCGATCAGGTGATTATTCAGAATGTGCTGACGCAGATGTTATTATTTGTGCAGCAGGTCCAAGTGTTTTGACAACTGATAAGGATGCGATGCCAGATCGGGCATTGTTGGCTGAAAAAAATGCAGAAGTCATCCGAGAAGTGATGACTGGAATTACTAAGTATACGAAGGAAGCCATTGTGATCATGATTACAAATCCTTTAGACACGATGGTTTATATTGCAGAAAATGAATTTGGCTATCCAAAGGGCCGTGTTTTTGGAACTGGAACGATGCTGGATTCCGCCCGTTTATGCTATGTCGTTGCTTCGAATTACAATATTGATCCGAAAAGTGTCACCGGATATATGATGGGTGAGCACGGCCATACATCCTTCCCTGTTTTTAGCCGCTTAAATGTGAAAGGGTTTGGAGAAGATGAATTGGATCAAGTATTTGAAGGGAAAGAACCTTTAAACAGAGAGAAAATGGGTCAGCAGGTCGTCAAAGAAGCGTTTGCTGTTTTAAATAATAAAGGCTGGACAAATGCAGGAGTGGCACAGGCTGCAATTACATTAGCAAAAGCCGTCATGCTTGATGAGCGCAGTGTATATCCAGTTTCTACTACTCTAAATGGGCAATATGGCTATAATGGTGATGTTGCACTCAGCATGCCATGTGTAATTGGCCGAAATGGCGTGGAAAAGCAGCTAGAAATTAAATTGGACGAGCAGGAAACTGAGTGGCTGCATAAATCAGCAAAGTATATTCAAGATACGATGAAAGTGGCTAAGACCGGAAAGGACTATTTGTAA
- a CDS encoding protein kinase domain-containing protein: MADINHLCLGCMEDKGSNHICPHCGWVTGAAAEAPQHLPPGTILHEKYLLGRVLGHGGFGITYLAWDLNLDMKLAIKEYMPRDFATRSLGHTMVSVFSGSLNSHFEHGLNKFLDEAKTLAQYNNHPGIVGVRDFFRENGTAYLVMYYLEGVDFKQYLETQGGKVPYQTALMIMMPVMDALREVHRSETLHRDISPDNIYITAEGQVKVLDFGAARHAITEFSKSISVILKPGYAPEEQYRSKGKQGPWTDVYATAATFYRAIVGHVPPESLDRLEEDAIIPPSKLGVDIPAKAEAALMKALSVKAADRFQSMDEFQQELLENLQVTPSSEKTEASNNLEPINQVTKAKASPPKDSANQAPKRKGISKWVWIGGGAAVAILLFAGIFAATILFGAKTGKEIVKTKDNPVAVNQTQEAPKPVIKQVTVPNIMSIREEEAKNLLEKEGLKLGNVTYVESLFLEKGWVMKQSIDPDQKVNENDLVHLEVSKGIELPVDEETIKVQKLSIVNEYWDKGYNLDIENKMEEALKYYIQARDMAKVLYEVNEYDFDAQYSIGVLYRNISIIKSNLGYYEYALKDIEESVDILEDLLEEDPIFQDDYVELANSYGMLSYIQFLNKMPNDAIEAAELALELDPSNIVFKANLAHAYLFSNQFNAAVALYSSHQNELVSENELFKDFVLADFKYFKEKNLTHPDMQKIEDMYNNPNIDVYSDELEIEITIYANGFAFEDEDVETYLSTIDPSAAGLTEQSISSFFKTYDEIQAAIESIEVLEIKGDTAKAKVVQTLTYTDGTQNYEAKSTLIHSFIRSDGIFKWLISATEVEGG; the protein is encoded by the coding sequence GGCAGAGTTCTTGGACACGGAGGTTTCGGCATTACGTATTTAGCTTGGGATTTAAATCTCGATATGAAGCTAGCAATTAAAGAATATATGCCGCGCGATTTTGCAACAAGATCGCTTGGACATACGATGGTATCTGTTTTCTCAGGCAGTCTTAATTCTCATTTTGAGCATGGCTTGAATAAGTTTTTAGATGAAGCGAAAACCTTGGCACAATATAATAACCACCCAGGAATTGTTGGTGTACGGGATTTCTTTAGAGAGAATGGAACCGCGTATTTAGTTATGTACTATTTAGAAGGGGTCGACTTCAAGCAGTATTTAGAAACACAGGGGGGAAAAGTCCCTTATCAAACTGCCCTTATGATCATGATGCCTGTAATGGATGCATTGAGGGAAGTTCACCGGTCAGAGACACTGCATCGGGATATTAGTCCGGATAACATTTATATTACGGCTGAAGGTCAGGTTAAAGTATTGGATTTTGGAGCGGCACGTCATGCCATAACAGAGTTTAGCAAAAGCATTTCCGTTATATTAAAGCCTGGATATGCACCAGAAGAACAATACCGGAGTAAAGGTAAACAAGGACCTTGGACAGATGTATATGCAACTGCAGCTACGTTTTACCGCGCTATTGTTGGTCATGTACCACCTGAATCTCTTGATAGGCTAGAAGAGGATGCCATCATTCCACCTTCTAAGCTTGGTGTTGATATTCCGGCAAAAGCAGAAGCAGCGCTAATGAAGGCATTATCCGTAAAAGCGGCAGACCGCTTCCAATCTATGGATGAATTTCAGCAGGAGCTGCTGGAGAATTTACAAGTTACACCTAGTTCCGAAAAAACGGAAGCAAGCAACAATTTAGAGCCCATTAATCAAGTAACGAAGGCGAAAGCTTCACCTCCAAAAGATTCGGCAAATCAAGCCCCAAAGAGAAAAGGAATTTCTAAATGGGTTTGGATTGGTGGAGGAGCGGCTGTTGCAATCCTTTTGTTTGCAGGGATATTTGCTGCAACCATCCTGTTTGGAGCTAAAACCGGTAAGGAAATAGTGAAAACGAAAGACAATCCTGTAGCCGTTAATCAAACTCAGGAAGCACCCAAACCAGTTATCAAACAGGTAACAGTACCTAACATTATGAGTATTCGTGAGGAAGAGGCAAAGAATTTATTAGAAAAAGAAGGCTTAAAGCTCGGTAATGTCACATATGTTGAAAGTTTATTTCTAGAAAAAGGTTGGGTTATGAAGCAATCTATAGACCCTGACCAAAAGGTAAATGAAAACGATTTAGTTCATCTAGAGGTTAGTAAAGGGATTGAGCTTCCTGTTGATGAAGAAACCATTAAGGTTCAGAAGCTATCAATTGTTAATGAATATTGGGATAAGGGATATAACTTGGATATAGAGAATAAAATGGAGGAAGCGCTAAAATATTATATTCAAGCTCGGGATATGGCAAAGGTGCTGTATGAAGTGAATGAATATGATTTTGATGCTCAATATTCAATAGGGGTATTGTATAGAAATATTTCCATAATCAAAAGTAATTTAGGATATTACGAATATGCCCTTAAAGATATCGAGGAAAGTGTTGATATATTAGAAGATTTGCTTGAAGAGGATCCTATTTTTCAAGATGATTATGTTGAATTAGCAAATTCTTACGGGATGCTATCCTATATTCAATTTTTAAATAAAATGCCAAACGATGCGATCGAAGCAGCAGAGTTGGCGCTCGAACTCGATCCCAGCAATATCGTGTTTAAAGCGAATTTGGCACATGCCTATTTATTCTCAAATCAGTTTAATGCAGCAGTTGCCCTCTATTCTTCACATCAGAATGAACTCGTATCTGAAAATGAATTGTTTAAAGATTTTGTTTTAGCCGATTTTAAGTATTTTAAAGAAAAAAACTTAACACATCCTGATATGCAAAAGATTGAGGATATGTATAATAATCCAAATATTGATGTATATTCCGATGAACTTGAAATCGAAATCACGATTTACGCTAATGGGTTTGCGTTTGAGGATGAAGATGTAGAAACATATTTAAGTACCATTGATCCAAGTGCAGCAGGTCTTACAGAGCAGAGCATTTCCAGTTTCTTTAAAACGTATGACGAAATCCAAGCTGCAATTGAAAGTATTGAAGTATTAGAAATAAAAGGAGATACTGCAAAAGCAAAAGTAGTTCAAACTTTGACCTATACGGACGGTACACAAAATTATGAAGCGAAAAGCACATTAATTCACAGCTTTATTCGTTCGGACGGCATTTTCAAGTGGCTTATTTCCGCAACAGAGGTAGAAGGGGGATAG
- a CDS encoding FHA domain-containing protein, giving the protein MKRCINGHYYDEAKHSLCPHCGVNIDLNLGMTMPMRQPGGNDPSKTQAKLPNDNAELGKTIAKIRNDIRNPPVPPSQNDGKTVAVFRKQMGIDPVVGWLVCIDGPDKGKDFRIRSERNFIGRSDKMDICIAGDEAISRENHAIVSFSPKKRQFRVYPGESRGLVYLNDEEVITADELKPYDVIELGKTKLMFMPFCGDTFVWD; this is encoded by the coding sequence ATGAAAAGATGTATAAATGGACATTATTATGACGAAGCGAAACATAGTTTATGTCCTCATTGTGGGGTTAATATTGATTTAAATCTTGGGATGACTATGCCGATGAGGCAGCCTGGAGGAAATGACCCTTCCAAAACTCAGGCAAAGCTGCCAAATGACAACGCTGAATTAGGCAAGACAATAGCCAAAATACGCAATGATATTAGAAATCCCCCTGTTCCACCTAGTCAAAATGACGGAAAAACGGTAGCTGTTTTCCGCAAACAAATGGGGATTGATCCAGTTGTTGGGTGGTTAGTGTGTATAGATGGACCAGATAAAGGAAAGGATTTTCGAATAAGGAGTGAGCGGAACTTTATCGGACGTTCTGACAAAATGGACATTTGTATTGCAGGAGATGAAGCTATTTCTAGAGAAAACCATGCCATTGTCAGCTTTAGCCCTAAAAAACGTCAATTCCGTGTGTATCCTGGTGAATCTCGAGGACTTGTCTATTTAAATGACGAAGAGGTCATAACAGCAGACGAACTGAAGCCATATGACGTTATTGAGCTTGGGAAAACAAAGCTGATGTTTATGCCATTTTGTGGGGATACATTCGTTTGGGATTAA
- a CDS encoding H-type small acid-soluble spore protein — translation MDKQRAKQISESPEIHKVMYNGKQVYIQHVNENDTARIYPLDDPANEQDVSLSQLEE, via the coding sequence ATGGACAAGCAGCGTGCAAAACAAATTTCAGAATCACCAGAGATACATAAAGTTATGTATAACGGAAAACAAGTTTATATTCAGCATGTAAATGAAAATGATACAGCAAGAATTTATCCTTTGGATGACCCAGCAAATGAGCAGGATGTGTCTTTGTCACAATTAGAGGAATAG